CCTGAGGGTGTTGAGGCTGGGGTGAATGACCTGAGGGTGTTGAGGCTGGTGAAAGACCTGAGGGTGTGGCGTGAATGACCTGAGGGTGTTGAGGCTTGAGGCTGGGGTGAATGACCTGAGGGTGTTGAGGCTGGGGTGAATGACCTGAGGGTGTTGATTGAGGCTGGGGTGAAGGACCTGAGGGTGTTGAGGCTGGGGTGAATGACCTGAGGGTGTTGAGGCCTGAGGCTGGGGTGAATGACCTGAGGGTGTTGAGGCTGGGGTGAATGACCTGAGGGTGTTGAGGCCTGAGGCTGGGGTGAAGGACCTGAGGGTGTTGAGGCTGGGGTGAATGACCTGAGGGTGTTGAGGCCTGAGGCTGGGGTGAATGACCTGAGGGTGTTGAGGCTGGGGTGAATGACCTGAGGGTGTTGAGGCTGAGGCTGGGTGAATGACCTGAGGGTGTTGAGGCTGGGGTGAATGACCTGAGGGTGTTGAGGCTGAGGCTGGGTGAAGGACCTGAGGGTGTTGAGGCTGAGGCTGGGGTTAAGACCTGAGGGTGTTGTGAGGCTGGGGTGAATGACCTGAGGGTGTTGAGGCTGAGGCTGGGGTGAATGACCTGAGGGTGTTGAGGCTGGGGTGAATGACCTGAGGGTGTTGAGGCCTGAGGCTGGGGTGAATGACCTGAGGGTGTTGAGGCTGGGTGAATGACCTGAGGGTGTTGAGGCCTGAGGCTGGGTGAATGACCTGAGGTGTTGAGGCTAGGCTGGGTGAATGACCTGAGGGTGTTGAGGCTTGAGGCTGGGGTGAATACCTGAGTGTGTTGAGGCTAGCTGGGGTGAATGGACCTGAGGGTGTTGAGGCTTGAGGCTGGGTGAAGGACCTGAGGGTGTTGAGGCCCGAGGCTGGGTGAATGACCTGAGGGTTGAGCTTGAGGCTGGGGTGAATGACCTGAGGGTGTGAGGCTGAGGCTGGGGTGAATGACCTGAGGGTGTTGAGGCCTGAGGCTGGGGTGAATGACCTGAGGGTGTTGAGGCTGAGGCTGGGGTGAAGGACCTGAGGGTGTTGAGGCTGGGGTGAAGGACCTGAGGGTGTTGAGGCTGAGGCTGGGTGAAGGACCTGAGGGTGTTGAGCGAGCTGGGTGAAGACCTGAGGGTGTTGAGGCTGGGGTGAATGACGAGAGCCGGCGTGGCCTTGGCCTCTGAGGATGATGTTGCTGGGGTATCGACGGCTGGGCCGGCGCGTGATTTCGCGCAGGCGGGCTCCCTTCGGACCCGAATCCTCAGAGGGAACGAGATCTTTGGGATTGTGGAGGGGGCGATCCGGGAGCAGAAGGCTCAGGCGGAGGAgaggcagcagagcagcccCGCCCAGGACCCGGACTGCCCCGGCCTGCTGCTGACCCGCACTGTCGCCGAGGGCAACCGCGAGCGGGAGGCGGACGGGGACTCCGGGGGCAGCAAACCGGGCTCAGCCGACGGCGTCTtcggcaggagggagggggaggggaagaacCTGAAGGCACGGAGCCTgccggagcccccccccctgcccaggGGCTCGGCGCCCCCCCCGCGGGCGGACCAGGGCGGCCTGTACTCGGAGCCCGCTGACTCGCTgcgcctgcccccctcccccgccgacTGTCTCTACTCCGACCCCGTGGACAGCATCAAGACCACGCCCACCCCTGCTCCCCGTAACCCGGGTAACAAGCCCGAGCCGCTCTACTCCGACATCTACGACCGGGTGAGCGCGGGCCCGACGCCGCGGGCCGGCGGCCTggggctggaggcggggccCAGGAACGGGGCAGGCAGAGGGCCGGGGCCGGAGCACATCTACGACGAGCCGGAgggcgggggcgtggccttGTACGACGAGGCGCGTCTGGAGCCGCAGGCCTGGCGCAGCCGCGGGCTGGAAGACGCCCCGCAGGGCCACGAGGTGCCCTACAACCCCAACACCGACGACTACTCCGTCCCCACCTACAGCAAgcagcaggccccgcccccgcgctcCAAAGGCCCCAAGCCCCTCCCAGCTCCCAAACCCGCCAAGGGCGTCCCGCCCCgaaaccacaacaacaacaacaacaaccagcacaca
The nucleotide sequence above comes from Anguilla rostrata isolate EN2019 chromosome 7, ASM1855537v3, whole genome shotgun sequence. Encoded proteins:
- the dok1b gene encoding LOW QUALITY PROTEIN: docking protein 1b (The sequence of the model RefSeq protein was modified relative to this genomic sequence to represent the inferred CDS: substituted 1 base at 1 genomic stop codon), yielding MDTHVKEGQLYVQHQKFGKKWKKSWFVLYPASQNGIARLEFFDCSGGTEKPSSTKKLDKKIIRLSECISILPALTETCPKDNMAAFCVETNDKTHVFAAEKQICAEWVEKMCEIAFQGGGVSDCNGQQELKMAENLIYYSREEVNEFWVSVQRTEASERCGLQGAYWLKADSDSLILKDPKSKRSLQLWPYKLLRRYGRDKVSFEAEAGVKTXGCCEAGAGSLRTRILRGNEIFGIVEGAIREQKAQAEERQQSSPAQDPDCPGLLLTRTVAEGNREREADGDSGGSKPGSADGVFGRREGEGKNLKARSLPEPPPLPRGSAPPPRADQGGLYSEPADSLRLPPSPADCLYSDPVDSIKTTPTPAPRNPGNKPEPLYSDIYDRVSAGPTPRAGGLGLEAGPRNGAGRGPGPEHIYDEPEGGGVALYDEARLEPQAWRSRGLEDAPQGHEVPYNPNTDDYSVPTYSKQQAPPPRSKGPKPLPAPKPAKGVPPRNHNNNNNNQHTDLYSQVSRHRPHPSTCHPLSPGHPPDIIYDNLGDI